In Streptomyces seoulensis, the following are encoded in one genomic region:
- a CDS encoding ADP-ribosylglycohydrolase family protein has translation MTPKSDEISNSGGIGLDDRITGALLGAAVGDALGGPVEGYSPDQIVERHGGRVHGIVGPWNGDAWRTARPIAPYHKGDGHVTDDTLMTHALIRVYARVRDHLDAYAVAEHLVPDLMTEPRWIPELEAEALPLQRIFLAEKWLVARIAYGHVDPREAGTGNIVNCGAAMYMAPVGLVNAANPAGAYAEALDVAGAHQSSYGREAAGVFAAAVAAACAPGATPDSVVAACLALAKDGTREAIEKVCEVAAGHRDFESALLPLREAVAPYDTVGPDYRAPSLGARRPSRLHAIEELPVALGMLVVAGGDLRHAVLGAVNYGRDCDSIATMAGALAGALGSPVPEDWAKTVAEASRLDLWAPARELTEVAREVFVRDTGRRRAHERAFAALGGPACCD, from the coding sequence ATGACGCCGAAAAGTGATGAAATCTCAAATTCCGGTGGGATCGGTCTGGACGATCGGATCACCGGCGCCCTGCTCGGCGCCGCCGTGGGCGACGCGCTCGGCGGACCGGTGGAGGGCTACAGCCCCGACCAGATCGTGGAGCGGCACGGCGGCCGGGTGCACGGGATCGTCGGCCCCTGGAACGGCGACGCCTGGCGCACCGCCCGCCCGATCGCGCCGTACCACAAGGGCGACGGGCACGTCACCGACGACACCCTGATGACGCACGCGCTGATCCGGGTCTACGCCCGCGTCCGGGACCACCTCGACGCGTACGCCGTCGCGGAGCACCTGGTGCCGGACCTGATGACCGAGCCGCGCTGGATTCCGGAGCTGGAGGCGGAGGCGCTGCCGCTGCAACGGATCTTCCTCGCGGAGAAGTGGCTGGTGGCCCGGATCGCGTACGGGCACGTGGACCCGCGTGAGGCGGGCACCGGCAACATCGTCAACTGCGGGGCGGCGATGTACATGGCCCCGGTCGGCCTGGTCAACGCGGCCAACCCGGCGGGCGCGTACGCCGAGGCACTGGACGTGGCCGGCGCCCACCAGTCGTCGTACGGCCGGGAGGCGGCCGGGGTGTTCGCGGCCGCCGTGGCCGCGGCGTGCGCGCCGGGAGCGACCCCGGACTCGGTGGTGGCCGCCTGTCTGGCGCTGGCCAAGGACGGCACCCGCGAGGCCATCGAGAAGGTCTGCGAAGTGGCCGCCGGACACCGGGACTTCGAGTCGGCGCTGCTCCCGCTGCGCGAGGCGGTCGCCCCGTACGACACCGTCGGCCCCGACTACCGCGCCCCCTCGCTCGGCGCCCGCCGCCCCTCCCGGCTGCACGCGATCGAGGAACTCCCCGTGGCGCTCGGCATGTTGGTGGTCGCGGGCGGCGATCTGCGGCACGCGGTGCTCGGCGCGGTCAACTACGGCCGGGACTGCGACTCGATCGCCACCATGGCCGGCGCTCTCGCGGGCGCGCTCGGCTCGCCGGTGCCGGAGGACTGGGCGAAGACGGTCGCCGAGGCGAGCCGCCTGGACCTGTGGGCCCCGGCCCGCGAACTGACCGAGGTCGCCCGCGAGGTCTTCGTCCGGGACACCGGGCGGCGCCGGGCGCACGAGCGGGCGTTCGCCGCGCTGGGAGGCCCGGCATGCTGCGACTGA
- a CDS encoding ADP-ribosylglycohydrolase family protein, whose amino-acid sequence MLRLTWVQPEDLVGHELRQARLDGRNASRIEARWRAAGGADAPERAGASPEPPSRYLRLLAEDLLDELAELPSDLAELEPTALDRITALCPDWPASPAVRTAPEPDALEAAWLGRAIGCLLGKPVEKLPLDGIRELARATGNWPLTTWFTAKGVPEDLLARHPWNRRSAPTSLAENIDGMPEDDDLNYPLLGLLLLRRHGRGFTTDDVARLWLDELPPGRAFTAERVALRNLLAGVEPPHTARFRNPFREWIGALIRADVHGWTNAGDPGAAAAQAHRDAVLTHTATGVHAAMFAAAVIAAASTGTQDVHACLRTGLTVVPPASRLARAVGQAVQLAEQHTDFDDVVDALHMVYGPTHHWVHALPNTALIAAALTHADGDFTGSVCRAVSGGWDTDSGGATAGCVAGLLAGSPDALPERWRAPLKNRLATTVADFDGTGFDTLARLTHLEATRP is encoded by the coding sequence ATGCTGCGACTGACCTGGGTGCAGCCCGAGGACCTGGTCGGCCACGAGCTGCGCCAGGCCCGCCTGGACGGCCGCAACGCCTCCCGGATCGAGGCGCGCTGGCGCGCGGCGGGCGGCGCGGACGCCCCCGAGCGCGCCGGAGCCTCGCCGGAACCGCCCTCCCGGTATCTGCGGCTGCTGGCCGAGGACCTGCTGGACGAACTGGCCGAGCTGCCCAGCGACCTGGCCGAGCTGGAGCCGACCGCGCTGGACCGGATCACCGCCCTGTGCCCGGACTGGCCCGCCTCCCCCGCCGTTCGCACCGCCCCCGAGCCGGACGCGCTGGAGGCCGCCTGGCTGGGCCGGGCCATCGGCTGCCTGCTCGGCAAGCCGGTGGAGAAGCTCCCGCTGGACGGCATCCGCGAGCTGGCCCGCGCCACCGGCAACTGGCCGCTGACCACGTGGTTCACCGCCAAGGGCGTGCCCGAGGACCTGTTGGCCCGGCACCCTTGGAACCGCCGTTCCGCCCCGACCTCGCTGGCCGAGAACATCGACGGCATGCCGGAGGACGACGACCTCAACTACCCCCTGCTGGGCCTGCTCCTGCTCCGCCGGCACGGCCGGGGCTTCACCACCGACGACGTGGCCCGGCTCTGGCTGGACGAACTCCCGCCCGGCCGCGCCTTCACCGCCGAACGCGTCGCCCTGCGCAACCTCCTCGCCGGGGTCGAACCCCCGCACACCGCCCGGTTCCGCAACCCGTTCCGGGAGTGGATCGGCGCGCTGATCCGGGCCGACGTGCACGGCTGGACCAACGCGGGCGACCCGGGGGCGGCGGCGGCTCAGGCGCACCGGGACGCGGTCCTCACCCACACGGCGACCGGTGTGCACGCGGCGATGTTCGCGGCCGCCGTCATCGCCGCCGCGTCCACCGGCACCCAGGACGTGCACGCCTGCCTGCGCACCGGCCTCACGGTGGTCCCGCCCGCCTCCCGGCTGGCCCGTGCCGTCGGGCAAGCCGTCCAACTGGCTGAGCAGCACACAGATTTCGACGACGTGGTGGATGCCCTCCACATGGTGTACGGACCCACCCACCACTGGGTGCACGCCCTGCCCAACACCGCCCTGATCGCCGCCGCCCTCACCCACGCCGACGGCGACTTCACCGGCTCGGTCTGCCGGGCGGTGTCGGGCGGCTGGGACACCGACTCGGGCGGCGCCACGGCCGGCTGCGTCGCGGGCCTCCTCGCGGGCTCCCCCGACGCGCTGCCCGAGCGCTGGCGGGCCCCGCTGAAGAACCGGCTCGCCACCACGGTCGCCGACTTCGACGGCACCGGCTTCGACACCCTCGCCCGACTCACCCACCTGGAGGCGACCCGCCCATGA
- a CDS encoding VIT1/CCC1 transporter family protein, protein MAVIETGAALHEAHRDNHTHRDVNGGWLRPAVFGAMDGLVSNLALMTGVAGGSVGHQTIVITGLAGLAAGAFSMAAGEYTSVASQAELVQAELDVERRELRRHPQAEQDELAALYASRGVEPGLAREVARQLSKDPEQALEIHAREELGVDPDDLPSPLTAAVSSFGSFALGALLPVLPYLLGATALWPAVLLALAGLFGCGAVVARVTARSWWFSGLRQLALGGAAAGITFALGTLFDTAVS, encoded by the coding sequence ATGGCCGTCATCGAGACCGGGGCCGCGCTGCACGAGGCGCACCGCGACAACCACACGCACCGCGACGTCAACGGGGGCTGGCTGCGACCCGCCGTGTTCGGCGCGATGGACGGCCTGGTCTCCAACCTCGCCCTGATGACGGGTGTCGCGGGCGGCTCGGTGGGCCACCAGACCATCGTGATCACCGGTCTCGCCGGGCTCGCGGCCGGTGCCTTCTCGATGGCGGCCGGCGAGTACACCTCCGTCGCCTCGCAGGCCGAACTCGTCCAGGCCGAGCTGGACGTCGAGCGCCGTGAGCTGCGTCGGCACCCGCAGGCCGAGCAGGACGAGCTGGCCGCGCTGTACGCCTCGCGCGGGGTCGAGCCCGGCCTCGCCCGCGAGGTGGCCCGGCAGCTCTCCAAGGACCCCGAGCAGGCGCTGGAGATACACGCCCGCGAAGAACTGGGCGTCGACCCCGACGACCTGCCCTCCCCGCTGACCGCCGCCGTCTCCTCCTTCGGCTCCTTCGCGCTGGGCGCCCTGCTCCCCGTCCTGCCCTACCTGCTGGGCGCGACCGCGCTGTGGCCCGCCGTCCTGCTGGCGCTCGCCGGACTCTTCGGCTGCGGCGCGGTGGTCGCCCGGGTGACGGCCCGCAGCTGGTGGTTCAGCGGCCTGCGCCAGCTCGCGCTGGGCGGCGCGGCGGCGGGCATCACCTTCGCGCTCGGCACGTTGTTCGACACGGCTGTGAGCTAG
- a CDS encoding ADP-ribosylglycohydrolase family protein yields MSRRIEGLLLGLAAGDAAGWPAARHRAARMPEWTRRLTRELDTFAEQNATTTLPVPIALNQPPEPLRLGPSDDAEWAAFAAEAVLRAGDDVLGDLSRDRRIRAAIDLTWTAVASEVAAAAERAPEIESAVLPLRARISVRAGLGNLAAGLRPPATGHDNPHYFDDAACVRACVLAVAHPGDPARAADLAEFDARYTQDGDGVHGARAMAAALATALSGAGADACVAAALDELPEGTEIGRNARHALALVTATDTAFALVPLLEHQIVDHVYSYGIAAAETVPVALALTLAAAGRIAEAVPAAACLSRVADSAPALAGALCGALGGGECVPEAWRHSCRTLSGCALPRLTGTDLVELAGLLEAAQRTRPGG; encoded by the coding sequence GTGAGCCGGCGGATCGAGGGGCTGCTGCTGGGGCTCGCCGCCGGGGACGCGGCGGGGTGGCCCGCCGCCCGGCACCGGGCGGCCCGGATGCCGGAGTGGACCCGGCGGCTCACCCGCGAGCTGGACACCTTCGCCGAGCAGAACGCCACCACCACGCTGCCGGTGCCCATCGCGCTGAACCAGCCCCCGGAGCCGCTGCGCCTCGGCCCCTCCGACGACGCGGAGTGGGCGGCGTTCGCGGCGGAGGCCGTCCTGCGGGCCGGGGACGACGTGCTGGGCGACCTCAGCCGGGACCGCCGGATACGCGCCGCCATCGACCTGACCTGGACCGCCGTGGCCTCCGAGGTCGCGGCGGCGGCCGAACGCGCGCCGGAGATCGAGTCGGCCGTGCTCCCCCTGCGCGCCCGCATCTCGGTGCGCGCCGGGCTCGGCAACCTCGCCGCCGGGCTGCGCCCGCCCGCCACCGGCCACGACAACCCGCACTACTTCGACGACGCGGCCTGCGTACGCGCCTGCGTGCTGGCCGTCGCCCACCCCGGCGACCCGGCCCGCGCCGCCGACCTCGCGGAGTTCGACGCCCGCTACACGCAGGACGGCGACGGGGTGCACGGGGCGCGGGCGATGGCGGCGGCGCTGGCCACCGCCCTGTCCGGCGCGGGCGCGGACGCGTGTGTGGCGGCCGCGCTGGACGAGCTGCCCGAGGGCACCGAGATCGGCCGCAACGCCCGGCACGCGCTGGCCCTGGTGACCGCCACCGACACCGCGTTCGCCCTGGTCCCGCTGCTGGAGCATCAAATCGTGGACCACGTCTACAGCTACGGCATCGCCGCCGCCGAGACCGTGCCGGTGGCCCTGGCGCTGACCCTCGCGGCGGCCGGGCGGATCGCGGAGGCGGTACCGGCCGCCGCCTGCCTCTCCCGCGTCGCGGACTCCGCGCCCGCGCTCGCCGGGGCGCTCTGTGGGGCGCTGGGCGGCGGGGAGTGCGTACCCGAGGCGTGGCGGCACTCCTGCCGGACCCTCTCCGGCTGCGCGCTGCCCCGCCTTACCGGCACCGATCTGGTGGAACTCGCCGGGCTGCTGGAAGCCGCCCAACGGACCCGGCCAGGGGGATGA
- a CDS encoding ADP-ribosylglycohydrolase family protein produces MASNAPASPLPAPAGPGLRERARGALLGLAVGDALGAPAENLKPSEIRARWGRITGYVTDRPCGTDDTEYAIFSGLLLARHGSALTPAHVEAAWHQWIADRAEGPFRGAGFSERGTLENLRRGLAAPISAQHRHAWSDGLAMRAAPFGVFAAGRPSEAARLVAVDGSVSHEGEGIYGGQAVAAGVAAAMAGAEPAVVIAAALAVVPDDSWTARSLRRAVAVAHRGERAVRTAVVIGGYPWTDLAPEAVALAFGAYAAADGDFPEAVLTAVNMGRDADTTAAVAGALAGATNGVAAIPGVWAAAIGPARGRCLPAMSGHHILDVAELLTPEEGGKWGEGVVPPDLVPEGLRPAVEPPLTLVGNVVETSFPRVAAVRNTDPEDRS; encoded by the coding sequence ATGGCATCGAACGCACCCGCTTCCCCGCTGCCCGCCCCCGCAGGACCCGGGCTCCGCGAGCGGGCGCGCGGCGCGCTGCTCGGCCTGGCCGTGGGCGACGCGCTGGGCGCCCCCGCCGAGAACCTGAAGCCCTCCGAGATCCGCGCCCGCTGGGGCCGCATCACCGGCTACGTCACCGACCGGCCGTGCGGCACGGACGACACCGAGTACGCGATCTTCTCCGGGCTGCTGCTCGCCCGGCACGGCTCCGCGCTCACCCCGGCCCACGTCGAGGCGGCCTGGCACCAGTGGATCGCCGACCGGGCCGAGGGTCCCTTCCGGGGCGCGGGGTTCAGCGAGCGGGGCACGCTGGAGAACCTGCGGCGGGGGCTGGCGGCGCCCATCTCGGCCCAGCACCGGCACGCCTGGAGCGACGGGCTGGCGATGCGGGCGGCGCCGTTCGGGGTGTTCGCGGCGGGGCGGCCCTCGGAGGCGGCCCGGCTGGTGGCGGTCGACGGCTCGGTCAGCCACGAGGGCGAGGGCATCTACGGCGGCCAGGCGGTCGCGGCCGGGGTGGCCGCCGCGATGGCGGGCGCGGAGCCGGCCGTGGTGATCGCCGCCGCGCTCGCCGTCGTACCGGACGACTCCTGGACCGCCCGCTCGCTGCGCCGGGCGGTCGCCGTCGCGCACCGGGGCGAGCGCGCGGTCCGTACGGCGGTGGTGATCGGCGGCTACCCGTGGACCGATCTGGCCCCCGAGGCGGTCGCGCTGGCCTTCGGCGCGTACGCGGCGGCCGACGGGGACTTCCCGGAAGCGGTGCTGACGGCCGTCAACATGGGCCGGGACGCCGACACCACGGCGGCGGTCGCGGGCGCCCTGGCCGGTGCGACCAACGGGGTGGCCGCCATCCCCGGTGTGTGGGCCGCCGCCATCGGTCCGGCGCGCGGCAGGTGTCTGCCCGCCATGTCGGGCCACCACATCCTGGACGTGGCCGAACTGCTGACCCCGGAGGAGGGCGGCAAGTGGGGCGAGGGGGTGGTGCCCCCGGATCTGGTGCCGGAGGGGCTGCGGCCGGCCGTGGAGCCGCCGCTCACCCTGGTGGGCAACGTCGTGGAGACTTCGTTCCCCCGCGTGGCGGCCGTACGGAACACGGACCCGGAGGACCGGTCGTGA
- the gltB gene encoding glutamate synthase large subunit, giving the protein MRTTRQPSPHSVTDRAWSFMDARPAAQGMYDPRDEHDACGVGFVATLTGEASHALVEQALTVLRNLEHRGATGSEPDSGDGAGILSQVPDAFFREVAGFELPAAGSYAVGIAFLPEDGTDEVVSRIETIAAEEGLDVLGWREVPVAPELLGATARSTMPAFRQLFVADGVSEGIALDRKAFVVRKRAEREAGVYFPSLSARTIVYKGMLTTGQLEPFFPDLSDRRFASAIALVHSRFSTNTFPSWPLAHPYRFVAHNGEINTVKGNRNWMRARESQLASDLFGTDDNLARTFPVCTPDASDSASFDEVLELLHLGGRSLPHAVLMMIPEAWENHATMNVKDADRRAFYQFHSTMMEPWDGPACVTFTDGTQVGAVLDRNGLRPGRYWVTDDGLVVLGSEVGVLDIDPARVVRKGRLQPGRMFLVDTAERRIIEDDEIKASLATDQPYAEWLEAGEIELGDLPEREHIVHTHASVTRRQQTFGYTEEELRVILAPMAKAGAEPIGSMGTDSPIAALSERPRLLFDYFTQLFAQVTNPPLDAIREELVTSLRSSLGPQGNLLDPTAASCRSVVLPFPVIDNDELAKLIHINADGDMPGFKAATLSGLYRVSGGGDSLAARIEEICAEADAAIDNGARLIVLSDRHSDAEHAPIPSLLLTAAVHHHLIRTKERTHVGLLVEAGDVREVHHVALLIGFGAAAVNPYLAMESVEDLVRAGTFLPGMEPEAAIRNLIHALGKGVLKVMSKMGISTVASYRGAQVFEAVGLDDAFVEKYFDGTTTKIGGVGIDVIAKEVAARHAKAYPASGIAPAHRTLDIGGEYQWRREGEPHLFDPETVFRLQHSTRSGSFDIFKKYTDRVNEQSERLMTLRGLFGFDSGRAPIPVDEVEPVSEIVKRFSTGAMSYGSISQEAHETLAIAMNQLGGKSNTGEGGEDPERLYDPARRSAIKQVASGRFGVTSEYLVNADDIQIKMAQGAKPGEGGQLPGHKVYPWVAKTRHSTPGVGLISPPPHHDIYSIEDLAQLIHDLKNANPSARIHVKLVSEVGVGTVAAGVSKAHADVVLVSGHDGGTGASPLTSLKHAGGPWELGLAETQQTLLLNGLRDRIVVQTDGQLKTGRDVVIAALLGAEEFGFATAPLVVSGCVMMRVCHLDTCPVGIATQNPVLRERFEGKAEYIVNFFRFIAEEVRELLAELGFRTIEEAVGHAEVLDVERAVDHWKAQGLDLEPLFHVPELAEGAVRHQVVSQDHGLEKALDNELIRLAADALAATDATEAHPVRAQVAIRNINRTVGTMLGHEVTRKFGGAGLPDDTIDITFTGSAGQSFGAFLPRGVTLRLEGDANDYVGKGLSGGRIVVRPDRAADHLAEYSTIAGNTIGYGATGGELFLRGRTGERFCVRNSGALVVSEGVGDHGCEYMTGGHAVVLGPTGRNFAAGMSGGIAYVIDLDPDNMNAGNADAVEPLDDADRTWLHDVVRRHAEETGSTVAEKLLADWDRSVERFSRIIPSTYKAVLAAKDAAERAGLSETEITEKMMEAATNG; this is encoded by the coding sequence ATGCGTACGACGCGCCAGCCGTCCCCGCATTCCGTGACCGACCGAGCCTGGTCCTTCATGGATGCCCGCCCTGCCGCGCAGGGCATGTACGACCCCCGCGACGAGCACGACGCCTGCGGCGTCGGCTTCGTGGCCACCCTCACCGGTGAGGCGAGCCACGCGCTGGTCGAGCAGGCGCTGACCGTCCTGCGCAATCTCGAACACCGCGGCGCGACCGGCTCCGAGCCCGACTCGGGTGACGGCGCCGGCATCCTCTCCCAGGTGCCCGACGCGTTCTTCCGCGAGGTCGCCGGATTCGAGCTCCCGGCCGCCGGTTCCTACGCCGTCGGCATCGCCTTCCTGCCCGAGGACGGCACCGACGAGGTCGTCTCACGTATCGAGACGATCGCCGCCGAGGAGGGCCTCGACGTCCTCGGCTGGCGCGAGGTCCCGGTCGCCCCCGAACTGCTCGGCGCGACCGCCCGCTCGACCATGCCGGCCTTCCGCCAGCTCTTCGTCGCCGACGGGGTCAGCGAGGGCATCGCGCTGGACCGCAAGGCGTTCGTGGTCCGCAAGCGCGCCGAGCGCGAGGCCGGGGTCTACTTCCCGTCGCTGTCCGCCCGGACGATCGTCTACAAGGGCATGCTGACCACCGGCCAGCTCGAACCCTTCTTCCCGGACCTGTCCGACCGCCGGTTCGCCTCCGCGATCGCGCTGGTGCACTCCCGCTTCTCCACGAACACCTTCCCGTCGTGGCCGCTGGCGCACCCGTACCGCTTCGTCGCCCACAACGGCGAGATCAACACCGTCAAGGGCAACCGCAACTGGATGCGCGCCCGCGAGTCCCAGCTCGCCTCGGACCTCTTCGGCACCGACGACAACCTCGCGCGCACCTTCCCGGTCTGTACGCCGGACGCCTCCGACTCGGCGTCCTTCGACGAAGTGCTGGAACTGCTCCACCTCGGCGGGCGCTCGCTGCCGCACGCGGTGCTGATGATGATCCCGGAGGCGTGGGAGAACCACGCCACCATGAACGTGAAGGACGCCGACCGGCGGGCCTTCTACCAGTTCCACTCCACGATGATGGAGCCCTGGGACGGCCCCGCCTGCGTCACCTTCACCGACGGCACCCAGGTCGGCGCCGTGCTCGACCGCAACGGCCTGCGCCCCGGCCGCTACTGGGTCACCGACGACGGCCTGGTCGTCCTCGGCTCCGAGGTCGGCGTCCTCGACATCGACCCCGCCAGGGTCGTCCGCAAGGGCCGCCTGCAGCCCGGCCGGATGTTCCTGGTGGACACCGCCGAGCGCCGCATCATCGAGGACGACGAGATCAAGGCGTCCCTCGCCACCGACCAGCCCTACGCCGAGTGGCTGGAGGCCGGCGAGATCGAGCTGGGCGACCTGCCCGAGCGCGAGCACATCGTGCACACGCACGCCTCCGTCACCCGCCGCCAGCAGACCTTCGGCTACACCGAGGAAGAGCTGCGCGTCATCCTCGCCCCGATGGCCAAGGCCGGCGCCGAGCCCATCGGCTCCATGGGCACCGACAGCCCCATCGCGGCCCTCTCCGAGCGCCCCCGGCTGCTGTTCGACTACTTCACCCAGCTCTTCGCGCAGGTCACCAACCCCCCGCTGGACGCCATCCGCGAGGAACTGGTCACCTCCCTGCGCTCCTCGCTGGGCCCCCAGGGCAACCTGCTCGACCCCACCGCCGCCTCCTGCCGTTCCGTCGTGCTGCCCTTCCCGGTGATCGACAACGACGAGCTGGCCAAGCTCATCCACATCAACGCCGACGGCGACATGCCCGGCTTCAAGGCCGCCACCCTCTCCGGCCTGTACCGGGTCTCCGGCGGTGGCGACTCGCTCGCCGCGCGCATCGAGGAGATCTGCGCCGAGGCGGACGCCGCCATCGACAACGGCGCCCGGCTGATCGTGCTCTCCGACCGGCACTCCGACGCCGAGCATGCCCCGATCCCGTCGCTGCTGCTCACCGCGGCCGTGCACCACCACCTCATCCGCACCAAGGAGCGCACCCACGTCGGCCTGCTGGTCGAGGCCGGTGACGTGCGCGAGGTCCACCACGTCGCGCTGCTGATCGGCTTCGGCGCCGCCGCGGTCAACCCGTACCTGGCGATGGAGTCCGTCGAGGACCTGGTCCGCGCGGGCACCTTCCTGCCCGGCATGGAGCCGGAAGCGGCCATCCGCAACCTGATCCACGCCCTCGGCAAGGGCGTGCTGAAGGTGATGTCCAAGATGGGCATCTCCACCGTCGCCTCCTACCGGGGCGCGCAGGTCTTCGAGGCCGTCGGCCTGGACGACGCCTTCGTGGAGAAGTACTTCGACGGCACCACCACCAAGATCGGCGGCGTCGGCATCGACGTCATCGCCAAGGAGGTCGCCGCCCGGCACGCCAAGGCGTACCCGGCCAGCGGCATCGCGCCCGCGCACCGCACGCTCGACATCGGCGGCGAGTACCAGTGGCGCCGCGAGGGCGAGCCGCACCTGTTCGACCCGGAGACGGTCTTCCGCCTCCAGCACTCCACCCGTTCCGGCAGCTTCGACATCTTCAAGAAGTACACCGACCGGGTGAACGAGCAGTCCGAGCGCCTGATGACGCTGCGCGGCCTGTTCGGCTTCGACTCCGGCCGCGCCCCCATCCCGGTGGACGAGGTCGAGCCGGTCTCCGAGATCGTCAAGCGCTTCTCCACCGGCGCCATGTCGTACGGCTCCATCTCCCAGGAGGCGCACGAGACGCTCGCCATCGCCATGAACCAGCTGGGCGGCAAGTCCAACACCGGTGAGGGCGGCGAGGACCCGGAGCGGCTGTACGACCCGGCCCGGCGCAGCGCCATCAAGCAGGTCGCCTCCGGCCGCTTCGGCGTCACCTCCGAGTACCTGGTCAACGCCGACGACATCCAGATCAAGATGGCCCAGGGCGCCAAGCCCGGCGAGGGCGGCCAGCTCCCCGGCCACAAGGTCTACCCGTGGGTCGCCAAGACCCGGCACTCCACGCCCGGCGTCGGCCTGATCTCGCCGCCCCCGCACCACGACATCTACTCCATCGAGGACCTCGCCCAGCTCATCCACGACCTGAAGAACGCCAACCCCTCGGCCCGCATCCACGTGAAGCTGGTCTCCGAGGTCGGCGTCGGCACGGTCGCGGCCGGTGTGTCCAAGGCGCACGCCGACGTGGTGCTGGTCTCCGGCCACGACGGCGGCACCGGCGCCTCCCCGCTGACCTCGCTCAAGCACGCGGGCGGCCCCTGGGAGCTGGGCCTCGCCGAGACCCAGCAGACCCTGCTGCTCAACGGGCTGCGGGACCGGATCGTCGTCCAGACCGACGGCCAGCTCAAGACCGGCCGGGACGTGGTCATCGCCGCGCTGCTCGGCGCCGAGGAGTTCGGCTTCGCCACCGCGCCCCTGGTGGTCTCCGGCTGCGTGATGATGCGCGTCTGCCACCTGGACACCTGCCCGGTCGGCATCGCCACCCAGAATCCGGTGCTGCGCGAGCGCTTCGAGGGCAAGGCCGAGTACATCGTCAACTTCTTCCGGTTCATCGCCGAAGAGGTCCGCGAACTCCTCGCCGAGCTGGGCTTCCGCACCATCGAGGAGGCCGTCGGCCACGCCGAGGTGCTCGACGTGGAGCGCGCGGTCGACCACTGGAAGGCCCAGGGCCTGGACCTGGAGCCGCTGTTCCACGTGCCCGAGCTGGCCGAGGGCGCGGTCCGCCACCAGGTGGTCTCCCAGGACCACGGGCTGGAGAAGGCGCTCGACAACGAGCTGATCCGACTCGCCGCCGACGCGCTGGCCGCCACCGACGCCACCGAGGCGCACCCGGTGCGCGCCCAGGTCGCCATCCGCAACATCAACCGCACGGTCGGCACCATGCTCGGCCACGAGGTGACGCGGAAGTTCGGCGGCGCGGGCCTGCCCGACGACACCATCGACATCACCTTCACCGGCTCGGCCGGCCAGTCCTTCGGCGCCTTCCTGCCGCGCGGGGTCACCCTCCGCCTGGAGGGCGACGCCAACGACTACGTCGGCAAGGGCCTCTCCGGCGGCCGCATCGTGGTCCGCCCCGACCGGGCGGCCGACCACCTCGCCGAGTACTCCACCATCGCGGGCAACACCATCGGCTACGGCGCCACCGGCGGCGAGCTGTTCCTGCGCGGCCGTACCGGCGAGCGGTTCTGCGTCCGCAACTCCGGGGCCCTGGTGGTCTCCGAGGGCGTCGGCGACCACGGCTGCGAGTACATGACCGGCGGCCACGCGGTCGTCCTCGGCCCGACCGGCCGCAACTTCGCGGCGGGCATGTCCGGCGGCATCGCGTACGTCATCGACCTCGACCCGGACAACATGAACGCGGGCAACGCGGACGCGGTCGAGCCGCTGGACGACGCCGACCGGACCTGGCTGCACGACGTGGTGCGCCGGCACGCCGAGGAGACAGGGTCCACGGTCGCGGAGAAGCTCCTCGCGGACTGGGACCGGTCCGTGGAGCGCTTCAGCAGGATCATCCCCAGCACGTACAAGGCAGTGCTCGCCGCCAAGGACGCCGCCGAGCGAGCCGGTCTCTCCGAGACCGAGATCACCGAGAAGATGATGGAGGCGGCGACCAATGGCTGA